One Candidatus Eremiobacterota bacterium DNA window includes the following coding sequences:
- a CDS encoding AAA family ATPase, giving the protein MTMQLQDSPAGDAPRHSEFKIVVAGDVIAEWRLAQSEVRSRTKRYVQKMGAYSVAEIITRMLAGLPTVATRGVHPRVLTPTGWKMEDNVEAHDPYSASYVICSQHPKRRGSENQVVWRIKETLGIDRQAPESLPNLTTGDDGNAALVVVSQSIGDDEGGFMNFPCAWPASLKEPTCDNRWLIVERCRPRFDPDAVFWKTIFPDRGFRGRLVLVVTAEDLRQAGLRISRGLSWEQTLAELYENIKKLTSTTYGEIFEALQGSAYLVVSFGASGAAIFSKLGTELRARLIYDPQWVEGRWEAQYDGTMTGLTYCLTAGLALEIIRKSGNDPDLAVGVRAGVVAARRLLENGYVSIGADDLRDTELPEKLRFHSSMIASVLRSAVAEHEIVAIVEKAATDVRTLLYGPGEILDSKQSLISQINECLETHPGLHYDSDGLAFELGRIYEDWRKFEAYPSSYEKLLPKLRSAVSPDTWDLELRKRLIDRVMMFLSPDRDAIGEAKALREVAVGPDTSFCDWTMLDQLLPPGQIGEENADAILRECANLIYGSSAQFPFPTMRIGQLFVTNRKELENLTAVRQLIVNYVGSNLATPLSIAVFGPPGTGKSFSIKQLGSDLPGGRYTGVQVREFNLSQFNGPESIAIALQQVRDDALSGKLPLVFWDEFDTRYKNGFGWLRYFLAPMQDGKYQDGSAIYNVGRSIFVFAGATHATKSAFLRKAKGCDDDTADCDVHTTYTEDSVRDKVPDFVSRLKGFVDVPALDYGSETRNGKAYTKIDAATAFRRAKLLCTFLERSPGDLVEMVPERGRSLRPTLRRTLNVDQGVVDAFLRVRSFRFGTRSMEAIVNMSALAGKRRYDRSSLPPIDQLELHVDAREFISFAENGSPSRACAIGVASL; this is encoded by the coding sequence ATGACGATGCAGCTGCAAGACTCGCCGGCCGGAGACGCTCCACGGCACTCGGAGTTCAAAATCGTCGTCGCAGGAGACGTGATCGCCGAATGGCGTCTCGCACAAAGTGAGGTACGATCGCGGACTAAGCGCTACGTGCAGAAGATGGGCGCGTATTCCGTCGCGGAAATCATCACGCGAATGCTCGCGGGCCTCCCGACCGTCGCGACGCGCGGCGTTCACCCACGCGTCTTAACACCGACTGGTTGGAAGATGGAAGACAATGTCGAGGCCCATGATCCGTATTCGGCCTCCTACGTCATCTGCTCACAACACCCGAAGCGCCGCGGCTCGGAGAATCAAGTGGTGTGGCGCATCAAAGAGACGCTGGGGATCGATCGGCAAGCTCCGGAGAGTCTTCCCAACCTAACGACCGGGGACGACGGCAACGCCGCGCTGGTCGTCGTCAGCCAATCGATCGGTGACGATGAAGGCGGGTTTATGAATTTTCCCTGTGCGTGGCCGGCGTCGCTGAAGGAGCCGACGTGTGACAACCGCTGGCTCATCGTCGAGCGGTGCCGTCCCCGCTTCGACCCCGATGCGGTTTTCTGGAAGACGATCTTCCCAGACAGAGGTTTTCGCGGACGGCTCGTTCTCGTCGTCACCGCCGAAGATCTTCGTCAGGCGGGGCTACGTATCAGCCGCGGGCTCTCGTGGGAACAAACGCTTGCGGAGCTGTACGAGAACATCAAGAAGCTCACGAGCACCACCTACGGCGAGATATTCGAAGCGCTCCAAGGCTCCGCGTATCTAGTCGTCTCGTTCGGTGCTTCCGGTGCTGCGATCTTCAGCAAGCTGGGCACCGAACTGCGCGCCAGGCTCATCTACGATCCGCAATGGGTGGAGGGACGTTGGGAAGCGCAGTACGACGGAACGATGACCGGTTTGACGTATTGTCTGACCGCAGGCTTGGCGTTAGAGATCATCCGAAAGAGCGGAAATGATCCCGATCTCGCCGTGGGCGTCAGGGCGGGCGTGGTCGCGGCCCGACGGTTGTTGGAAAACGGCTACGTTTCGATCGGAGCCGATGACTTGCGTGACACGGAACTCCCCGAGAAGCTGCGCTTCCATTCATCGATGATCGCCAGCGTGCTGCGCAGTGCCGTCGCAGAGCACGAGATCGTGGCGATCGTCGAAAAGGCCGCGACCGACGTGCGAACGCTGCTGTATGGGCCCGGAGAAATCCTCGACAGCAAGCAAAGCCTGATCAGCCAGATTAACGAGTGTCTCGAAACCCACCCGGGGCTTCATTACGATTCGGATGGACTCGCGTTCGAGCTCGGGCGCATCTACGAGGACTGGCGAAAGTTCGAGGCATACCCGAGTTCCTACGAAAAGTTGCTCCCGAAGCTCCGGTCTGCAGTTTCCCCGGATACGTGGGATCTCGAGCTCAGGAAACGCCTCATCGACCGCGTGATGATGTTTCTCTCTCCCGATCGTGACGCAATCGGCGAGGCGAAGGCGCTCCGTGAGGTCGCCGTCGGTCCGGACACATCGTTCTGCGATTGGACGATGCTCGATCAGCTTCTACCACCAGGCCAGATCGGCGAGGAGAACGCCGACGCGATCCTGCGAGAATGCGCCAATCTTATCTACGGAAGCTCGGCACAATTTCCGTTCCCGACGATGCGTATCGGCCAGCTTTTCGTGACGAACCGTAAAGAACTAGAGAACCTTACCGCTGTCCGTCAGCTGATTGTGAACTACGTCGGCTCGAACCTGGCGACACCGTTGTCCATCGCGGTTTTCGGCCCGCCCGGCACAGGCAAGTCATTTTCCATCAAGCAGCTTGGGAGCGACCTTCCGGGAGGGCGCTATACCGGCGTGCAGGTTCGAGAGTTCAATCTTTCTCAGTTCAACGGTCCCGAATCAATCGCGATCGCTTTGCAGCAGGTACGTGATGACGCGCTCTCCGGCAAACTGCCACTGGTGTTTTGGGACGAGTTCGACACTCGGTACAAGAATGGCTTCGGCTGGCTGCGCTACTTCTTGGCGCCGATGCAAGACGGGAAGTACCAAGACGGCTCCGCGATTTACAACGTCGGCCGCTCGATCTTCGTGTTCGCCGGTGCGACGCATGCGACGAAGAGCGCATTTCTTCGCAAGGCGAAAGGCTGTGACGATGACACCGCGGACTGCGATGTCCACACAACCTACACGGAGGACTCGGTACGCGATAAGGTTCCCGACTTCGTCAGCCGCCTGAAAGGATTCGTCGACGTGCCGGCGCTGGACTACGGCTCCGAGACGAGGAACGGAAAAGCGTACACTAAAATAGACGCAGCGACGGCGTTCCGGCGCGCGAAGCTTTTGTGCACGTTCTTGGAGAGAAGTCCCGGCGATCTTGTGGAGATGGTTCCCGAGCGAGGACGTTCGCTGCGGCCGACGCTTCGTAGGACGCTCAACGTTGACCAGGGTGTGGTCGATGCCTTCTTGCGCGTTCGGTCGTTCCGTTTCGGCACGCGGTCGATGGAGGCAATTGTGAACATGAGCGCACTCGCAGGAAAACGGCGTTACGATCGCTCGAGTCTACCACCGATAGATCAGCTCGAGCTGCATGTCGATGCAAGAGAGTTCATCTCGTTTGCCGAGAACGGATCGCCGTCGCGAGCATGCGCTATCGGAGTTGCATCTCTGTGA
- a CDS encoding ABC transporter substrate-binding protein, which translates to MGRRLLIAALLLALAFPAVPARAADPATVTITQGVDASTLDPLKASVTPDTNVQAQIFDTLARRSPDGSSLVPQLATAWKRIAPAVWEFKLRRGVTFSNGDPFTSADVKFSVEKILDPAYKSQQVPRVDTVARVETPDPYTVRFLTKRPTPLPPTITRPIFIADAKFWQEHGDAYVAEHPMGTGPYVLRSWRRDDALELEANPRYWGGIPPVAHVVFKPIPEAGTRVSALRTGASDLITNVPFQYATLLAGGSNTRMASARSVRVLYIAFNTLQPGPQQNVLVRQALNYALDVPAIVKAVLGGRAYELGEPVPPNFFGYDPRLAPYRHDAAKAKELLAKAGYPDGKGLSLTLYAPQGRYNGDKEVALAVAGQLQAAGVHVDVRTQERVSYYSQALRRALSPMYMLGWGNITYDADNTLSSQLVSDAVSSTYANPTVDKLVDAARYELDTTKRKALYAKALRIIHDDAPWLFLFQYEDLYATSKRLRWQPRPDEAIYVTEMQLR; encoded by the coding sequence ATGGGCCGTAGGCTCCTCATCGCCGCGCTGCTGCTCGCGCTCGCGTTTCCCGCGGTGCCCGCGCGCGCCGCCGACCCGGCGACGGTGACGATCACGCAAGGCGTCGACGCCAGCACGCTCGACCCGCTGAAAGCCTCGGTCACGCCCGACACCAACGTGCAGGCGCAAATCTTCGACACGCTGGCGCGCCGCTCGCCCGACGGCTCTTCGCTCGTCCCGCAGCTCGCAACGGCGTGGAAGCGGATCGCGCCCGCGGTGTGGGAGTTCAAGCTGCGGCGCGGCGTGACGTTCTCGAACGGCGATCCGTTCACCAGCGCCGACGTGAAGTTCAGCGTCGAGAAAATTCTCGATCCGGCCTACAAGTCGCAGCAGGTGCCGCGCGTCGACACCGTCGCGCGTGTGGAGACGCCCGACCCGTACACGGTGCGCTTCCTGACGAAGCGGCCGACGCCGCTGCCGCCGACGATCACGCGGCCGATCTTCATCGCCGACGCGAAGTTCTGGCAAGAGCACGGCGACGCGTACGTCGCGGAGCACCCGATGGGAACCGGTCCGTACGTGCTGCGCTCGTGGCGCCGCGACGATGCGCTCGAGCTCGAGGCGAACCCGCGCTACTGGGGCGGCATACCGCCGGTCGCGCACGTCGTGTTCAAGCCGATCCCGGAGGCGGGGACGCGGGTCTCCGCGCTGCGCACCGGCGCGAGCGATCTGATCACCAACGTCCCGTTCCAGTACGCGACGCTGCTGGCCGGCGGTTCGAACACGCGGATGGCGAGCGCGCGCAGCGTGCGCGTGCTCTACATCGCGTTCAACACCCTGCAGCCGGGCCCGCAGCAGAACGTGCTGGTGCGGCAGGCGCTGAACTACGCGCTCGACGTGCCGGCGATCGTCAAAGCGGTTCTCGGCGGACGCGCGTACGAGCTGGGCGAGCCGGTCCCGCCGAACTTCTTCGGCTACGATCCCCGTTTGGCGCCGTACCGGCACGACGCGGCGAAAGCGAAGGAGTTGCTCGCGAAGGCCGGCTATCCCGACGGCAAAGGGCTCTCGCTCACGCTGTACGCGCCGCAGGGCCGCTACAACGGCGACAAAGAGGTCGCACTCGCGGTCGCGGGACAGCTGCAAGCCGCCGGCGTGCACGTCGACGTGCGCACGCAAGAGCGGGTGAGCTACTATTCGCAGGCGCTGCGCCGCGCGCTCTCGCCGATGTACATGCTCGGCTGGGGCAACATCACCTACGACGCCGACAACACGCTCTCTTCGCAGCTCGTCTCCGACGCCGTCAGCTCGACGTACGCGAACCCGACCGTCGACAAGCTGGTCGACGCCGCGCGCTACGAGCTCGACACCACGAAGCGCAAGGCGCTTTACGCGAAAGCGTTGCGGATCATCCACGACGACGCGCCGTGGCTGTTCCTGTTCCAGTACGAAGACTTGTACGCCACGTCGAAGCGACTCCGGTGGCAGCCCCGGCCCGACGAGGCGATCTATGTCACAGAGATGCAACTCCGATAG
- a CDS encoding gamma-glutamyltransferase family protein produces the protein MVALVALPGGSSWPSRAIARSTRAMVASPHALATAAGVDVLRRGGNAVDAAIAANGVLAVVYPASCGIGGDAFWIVHDASRVVRDAHAARAVAYNGSGRTPRAASLDRLPGGVLPQRGALSVTVPGAVRSWEDVGRLHGTRGLDQLLAPAEHYARNGAVYTDVVANYVRINEALLREDAETAKIFLPDGALPQPGDLLCNHELGETIAAIRREGAAGFYTGAVAERIVRTLNRGGNPMTLDDLASHATEATLPLRIAWNGGELLAHPPNSQGSLLLLAAGALESDRGADEPLWHHLAVETMKRAIAIRDAMFRDPAFGTSGIEQRLMPEALRALRASVDPDRASPRESMPDRGGTVFLCVVDEDGMAVSLIESLYMNFGSGIVAEGTGVVLQNRGAYFSTQPGHPNAYEGGKRPVHTLSPPMFVRDGEPEIVFGTMGGDGQPQIQLQFLHQLVDRGLDVQRALDHPRWIYGRHTLTERPDLATGELVIVESRMPAEIVAGLERRGHKVEALGPFENAMGHAHAIVIDRDRGTLAGGGDPRADSLALGL, from the coding sequence ATGGTGGCTCTCGTGGCGCTTCCAGGCGGCTCGAGCTGGCCCTCGCGCGCGATTGCGCGCTCGACGCGGGCGATGGTCGCCTCGCCGCACGCGCTCGCAACGGCGGCCGGCGTGGACGTACTGCGGCGGGGCGGGAACGCGGTCGACGCGGCGATCGCGGCGAACGGCGTGCTGGCCGTGGTCTACCCGGCGAGCTGCGGGATCGGCGGCGACGCCTTCTGGATCGTGCACGACGCGAGCCGGGTCGTGCGCGACGCGCACGCCGCGCGCGCCGTCGCCTACAACGGCAGCGGGCGCACGCCGCGCGCGGCGTCGCTCGACAGGTTGCCCGGCGGAGTGCTGCCGCAGCGCGGCGCGCTCAGCGTCACGGTGCCCGGCGCGGTGCGCTCGTGGGAAGACGTCGGGCGGCTTCACGGGACGCGCGGGCTCGACCAGCTCCTCGCGCCGGCGGAGCACTACGCGCGCAACGGCGCCGTCTACACCGACGTCGTCGCGAACTACGTGCGGATCAACGAAGCGCTGTTGCGCGAAGACGCCGAGACGGCGAAGATCTTTCTGCCCGACGGTGCGTTGCCGCAGCCGGGCGATCTGCTGTGCAACCACGAGCTCGGTGAGACGATCGCGGCGATCCGCCGCGAGGGCGCCGCCGGTTTCTACACCGGCGCGGTCGCCGAGCGCATCGTGCGCACGCTGAACCGCGGCGGCAACCCCATGACGCTCGACGATCTTGCTTCGCACGCGACGGAAGCGACGCTGCCGCTGCGGATCGCGTGGAACGGTGGCGAGCTGCTCGCGCACCCGCCGAACTCGCAAGGCTCGCTGCTGTTGCTCGCCGCCGGTGCGCTCGAGAGCGATCGCGGCGCCGACGAGCCGCTCTGGCACCACCTCGCGGTGGAGACGATGAAGCGCGCGATCGCGATCCGCGATGCGATGTTCCGCGATCCCGCCTTCGGGACGAGCGGGATCGAGCAGCGGCTCATGCCCGAAGCGCTGCGCGCGCTGCGCGCGTCGGTCGATCCCGACCGCGCGAGCCCGCGCGAGAGCATGCCGGACCGTGGCGGTACGGTCTTCTTGTGCGTCGTCGACGAGGACGGCATGGCGGTCTCGCTGATCGAGTCGCTGTACATGAACTTCGGTTCCGGAATCGTCGCCGAAGGGACCGGCGTCGTGCTCCAAAACCGCGGCGCGTACTTCTCGACGCAGCCCGGCCACCCCAACGCGTACGAAGGCGGAAAGCGGCCGGTGCACACGCTCTCACCGCCGATGTTCGTGCGCGACGGCGAGCCGGAGATCGTCTTCGGCACGATGGGCGGCGACGGCCAGCCGCAGATTCAGCTGCAGTTCCTGCACCAGCTCGTCGACCGCGGGCTCGACGTGCAGCGCGCGCTCGACCACCCGCGCTGGATCTACGGCCGCCACACCCTCACCGAACGCCCGGATCTCGCGACCGGTGAGCTGGTGATCGTCGAGTCGCGGATGCCGGCGGAGATCGTCGCGGGGCTGGAGCGGCGCGGGCACAAGGTCGAAGCGCTGGGCCCGTTCGAGAACGCGATGGGCCACGCGCACGCGATCGTCATCGACCGCGACCGCGGCACCCTCGCCGGCGGGGGCGACCCGCGCGCCGACTCGCTCGCGCTGGGACTGTAA